Genomic DNA from Schistosoma haematobium chromosome 1, whole genome shotgun sequence:
aggcttcgagcatcttttgtaagccgtcggacttagtcgtgtacacattttgtgatACCACTTTCTACAgtcgtcacactgcattccctcctcaacggagaacaaacaatttggttgcccacatttgtgagtcttaccaaccattgtaattcgatttaaaaacaaaaaattataacaatgtgaacacaagtgttagtcaaggactaaaaacaggtactcaggacaaaatgtagcaaaaaatttcaaactttaaccaaagaactcttagttaaagtagaccaagaatgctttttagtgcaataagtaccaagagcaagtataatcacaacaagtacaaaaatcactgtCCTTTTTGAAATTAACTTATTTCTCCAGAAGTAACCTCAGGTGTTAATCATAGTAAGACATCTGCACGCGTACTTCAATAAAACCCACATTTTTAAACAATTATGTGGTTAGACTTGGCAAATCATACAAACTGGTTGATCAGAGTTACTTCATCACAGTTACAAATAAACCTAACGCAGTCATCAAATTAGTTCATGATTTCTCGTAAACAGACAAATTGGTAATGTTTGTGAAACGATCTATAGTCGGATGAATGCAATATCTACCTGGTCTGTCGAAATACTTAAGAGTATAATTAACTGCAATCCAAAAATCTCACCAAGTAGCCTATCTTAGAAGTCATGACTGACACTCCGTGGAGTAACATACTTGCGGACTTATGTCATATTAATATTCCCACTACCAAACCCAAAAACTATGCGGCTTTCTAAGCCACACCTAACGTATAAAGAGAAGACGGAGACAAAAGTTAAATGTTTATACTGTTGAACAGTTCGAAACTCATGCTGATCTGTGATCCCCGCAAAAAAATACTAGATAGGGAGACATTATAGCCGCCTTTTAGTACTTGCTTTTACAATAAATTCCGGAGATACTGTGTCACTGTTTTATTCTCGTTTCAGCTTAACAATACACACAGTTAGTCGTGAAAATCTACAAGAAATAAAATGCAAGGCTATGCTTCTTATACTGGAGGCCCAGTTGGGTTTGGTAACTTGCCTGTTGTTTTATATGTCTAATCAGGTGATCCTAACAGCAAGTATATTTCGAGTACAGAACGCAGCAACGTAATTTCAAAATTTGTACAAGAGAAACTTATTAGTGAATTATGTGTAGAAGAGTGGAAAGATTGGCGAAAGTGCATACGTGGAAAACGAGGCGAGTGGTTCGGTACCTGGAAATGCAAACCTAAATATCAGATATTTGAACAGTGTCAGATGAGGTAAGATAGTTTTATCTAAATATACGTTATCACTTAAACGAAAACAAATAAAGCTGAGTCTGAACATTTATATCGGAAGCTATCCTAATATTTGCACAATGAGTCATTTGAATGCGCTTCTCTTCTTTCTTCAGGTACCTTCTAGACCTAGATGAACTCAAAAAATTTGAAGAGGAATACTTAAGTATGCGTAGTGAATATCGGAAAACTGGTGTGGGTCGCGCTTTCATGACGAAAGAACGAATACAAGAACTGTGCGAGTTGTAAATGCCCCCTTTTATAACTGTAGCACACTCCagttcataaatatatatataactatgatTATGTGTATTTATCCAAATGTCGATTTGAAAAAGAGTAATACGAGAGGAAGTTGAACATAAGCTTTCATGATTTATGATAACATAAGTAAACGTAATTAATGCAAATCATACGGGAATTTATAGTTTTAACTCCGGAGTTAAACAACAATGAAACGCTTTACAATCCCTAATGGCAAAAATCAATTGAACTGACGCGAGACAAATGATACTGACAAAAAGTTTAACACGAGGAAGGAAATCACATACAAAACACCAAAATGGTGATTTCTTTTGTAAATGAAACAAGTTAGACGAAGATAGGAGGTCATCGACATAATGCATAGTAGGATAACTTAGTGATTAGGTTTCCAGATGCAGATTTCGCGCGTTAGCACGTGAAAATAAAAGATAGAGTAGTCCTattgattggaataacttcccACTTCTATGAATGCTAATAGTTTCTGTTTTGTTATTGGGGAGTAGTGCCGAACATTGAAGCTTCCCGACGACGCCTGTGAGGAGCTTCATGCTTCAACGGCTGTTTCTGACTCTGAGAATTTGGTGCGGCGTGTTGTACTGGAGGAGGTAAAGCTGTTGGTGCAGGAGCTGCTTCTTGTTTCCTATGGAAGGAAAACATTGTGTAAAATAGACTCGTGGTAGAAAGAATCCAGTAGAAAACGAaaaattataatcatttatCAACCATTTATAAACATCTTTCCATACTCAACATTTCAGGCTCGACAACTGACAATTTTATACTAGCGAGATCACCTTTCATACACTTAGTGTGGTATACATCTCAAGGACTCACTCATCTGTACGTGTCATTAACCCACTTAGAATGAATATAATCGGCAAGGATTATAGGCTACATATCAATGAACTGATAACTTGGATGACTTCCAAAGTAAGCATAGTCCTGGAAATTAAACGAAAAATACATGAAGTATATTTCCTTAGAACATACTGTTAAGTAAGttgatattcagaatgaaaggGTTCTATAGTACTTATGTAGGCAAATATATTACTAGTGAGATAAACGAGGCGACCAACATATAAAATTACTTTGACTTTCAATCCCAAACTAGTTATTTCTGAAGAACAGCAACTAGAGTAACAGTCCTCGTTTGGGTGAATTTTTGCCAGATGGAATTGTTTTGTGTATCTCGGATTGATAAGTGTTTCTCAATATGGGATCATAGCTAAGAGGTTAATAAGAAACTGATGCCTCTAAGATATGAAAAAAATTAGATGAAATTGGCAGATCCTAATGATTTGGAAACGTGGGTGACATGGTTCacaatcgtttgcaatggtagAGGTGTATTCACTCCAAGACTTGAGTTCCAAAATTTCCTCACATCTTTCTCTATACTTGTTACCTTCTAACGTTACTACTCCGGGAATTGTCTTGACAACTTTATGTCGCTGTGCTAACGTGATATGGCAGCATGAACCGATGTACATGTCAGAATCTACGTTGCATATGACCGACTGTTAAGCCCTAACATACATGATTTGACGTAAAACTTCTGGATGGCACCTCATAAGCCATGATTTAGCAATGGTTATTTAACCAAAAAACCTCTAGCAAGGTAGTGGACGCGTCTAGTACACCTTTTAATGAGACCAAGAATGTTTTTGCGTTACTAACCAACTATTTGACTGGAACTATGTTGTAAACTATGACCCAGCAAACTTACATGCTACAGGATGTATCGGGTAACAGTTTTCGTAATGCGACTATTTACTCTGGATATGTTAGAACGTTTCGATAGGAACGAGTTTCTGAACAGTCATTAAATTAACGTGAGACATAATTTAGTCTACGTGAATCAAGTGATTTAAATACTCATTATAGTGTACTCTCAGTTTTAAATGCTTGCAGTACAGATTGCTTGTCTTCTTCATTTTAGATTGCTATATGACGGCGGTGACACTACTAATCCAGTCTTCTCAGGTGTCAAAAGACAACCTTTCACAGTATGTGGGTCTGAGAAATGATAAGTGCCCTCATACTTTAAGGTCATTTTGTTTACACTCAAATCTCTTATTCACTGCTTCATCTTTTTTCTGTTTTCAGTATCGCCCGTCATCATCTAGCTTTGAGTTTCATGTGTGTCACTAATGTGAACAAAATGCTATTTCTGGTCAGTAACTATGGATTAGATAATCATTTATTCTTAGCAAGTACCAACTATCATAGAGACACTATTCAACCAGGTGACCCCCAAGATAGACAAAAATAGACTGCCTTGCTACCAGCTACCATTTATGTGTGTGACAGAAGACGACCGCTTCTCATAGAGCGTGCATTTTGATGCGTTTTACTGGATAAAATACAGCGCTGATACTACTAGTTTAAACCAAAAGTTAGGGAAATAACAGATTTTATAAGCTTTTACTGAATTGATGAAAAACGACTTCAAAGTAAACTGACAACGATCACGGACAATTGTTGACAAAAAAAGCAAATTGGATTGAGGATGCAACAGCAATGGGTAACACTAGGTACTATAATATCAGCCGTCGGTGAGACTACTTCAGAAAAAGACAACGGCAATTCACTGCTCAGCGAATTGTAATCATGGATAGGGAACTTTAAGAGATATTTTAACTGACTTTCATTCTTTCCCAAGTTACCCATTACTTTCAAACAATCTAACACAAGTCGCCCAAATATTTGCGaaattcagaaagatcatatcTAAATTTAAACGAAGTAG
This window encodes:
- a CDS encoding hypothetical protein (EggNog:ENOG410385G~COG:S) codes for the protein MQGYASYTGGPVGFASIFRVQNAATELCVEEWKDWRKCIRGKRGEWFGTWKCKPKYQIFEQCQMRYLLDLDELKKFEEEYLSMRSEYRKTGVGRAFMTKERIQELCEL
- a CDS encoding hypothetical protein (EggNog:ENOG410385G~COG:S), with translation MQGYASYTGGPVGFGDPNSKYISSTERSNVISKFVQEKLISELCVEEWKDWRKCIRGKRGEWFGTWKCKPKYQIFEQCQMRYLLDLDELKKFEEEYLSMRSEYRKTGVGRAFMTKERIQELCEL